The nucleotide window CCGCGAGGTAGCCATCGTTGGTCTTAAGATCGTCGTCGAGAGGGAAGAGAACGTCCGAATACCTATAATACCCATCGTAATGCGTTCCGTAATAGTCCTTAATCCTGGCCTTTTCCCACTTCTCAAGGAGCTCAACGTTCCCGTTCGTGCTTACGGAAATTCTGGTTATCTCCCTGCCGAAGTAGTTGAGCGTGAAGGGGAGCTCGTAGATGAAGTAGCCGTCGTCCTCCTTTATCACGGCACTCCCGTTGTGGACGACCTCGCCTGAAGAGACAAGTGTGGCGTTCTCTATCTCGTCCGAAACGTTGAGCCAGCTGAAGGCCGTCTTCGTGGGCGTTGGCAGGGATTGAATTGGGATTAGCGCGAAGGTCACGTTGAAGGGGCCGGAAGAACCGCCGTGGTTTGTAACGTTGGCGTATACCCTCATGTGGGTGGAGTTTACGAAGGCGTAGTCGAGGGTATGAACGCCGATGTCGGGAGAGGGAGCGGAGTTTTGGGCTTCACTTAGAGCTTTCGGGTTTGGAGGTGAATTTTTAGGGGGTGTGGTAGGACTATGCTCCAGGGGGTAAAGGTTTCCGGCTGTGACAATAGGGTATGAGAACGTGGAGATCACAAGGAGAAAGACCATGAAAATGGCCTGAAATTGCCTTTTCATGGATATCCCCTCCTGTCTTTCCCGCTACCTGGCCTATTCAGGGCATTCTCAACCTCTCTCGCGAAAAACACCTCTTCCGCTTTGAGAACCCTAATTACTGTCTCCCTGTCAATCTTGGTGTTTTCCACTATGAATTCAACGAGCTTGCCGTTTATCCTCCCCATCATCCAATCCCCCTTTCAAAGCTCATTACTAAGAACGCCACCCCACTACTTACAGAGTGGGTTTGAGGAAAATTGTCAAACCCCGAATCCCATGGGACATCAGCCAATCTTTTATACAATGGGAGCCCACTGATTATGGGGAGGGGCATGAGACTTGCGCTGATTGATGGGGAACACTACCCGGAGGTTACGCGGTGGGCCCTCAGAAAGCTGAACGCAAAGATCGCGGTCTTTCTCGGCGGGAGTGAGAAGATAGGCTCCCTGGAGCAGCTTGAGAGAGAACTCGGCGTCATAGTGCTCCACGGTGGGGACTACCTTGAGACCCTAAGGAGGGCCCTTGAGAGCTTTCCCGTGAGCGAGGTCGTTGATTTGAGTGATGAGCCGGTTCTGAGCTATGAGGACAGGTTCAGGATAGCTTCGCTTCTGATGCGGTACGGCGTCCCGTACAGGGGGGCCGACTTCGAGTTCAAACCCCGGAATTTCAAAAAACTCCTCAACAAGCCATCAATAGCGGTCATAGGCACGGGGAAGCGCGTTGGAAAAACCGCCGTGAGTGGCTTTGTAGCCAGAACCCTACGGGAGGTGGCCAAACCCATAGTGGTCACCATGGGGCGCGGCGGGCCCGAGAGGCCGGAGGTGATAGAAGGCGATAAAATCGAGATAACCCCCGAGTTCCTCCTTAAGCTCCTCGAGGAGGGGAAGCACGCTGCTTCGGACCACATAGAGGATGCCCTCACCTCGCGTGTCCTCACCATCGGCTGCAGAAGGGCCGGCGGCGGGATGGCGGGCTTTTCCTTCTTCGACGTTGTTGAGGAGGGCGTTAGAATAGCCAACGAGCGCGAGGGGGATGTAGTTATCCTCGAGGGCAGCGGGGCCACGTTTCCGGCCGTGAAGGCGGACGCTTACATAACGGTGGTTGGGGCGACCCAGCCCATCGAGTACGTGAGGAGCTACTTCGGCCCCTTCAGGGTGGGGATGGCCGACCTAGTCGTTATCACCATGGCGGACATGGCGGAGGAAGAGAAACTCCGCGCCCTAAAGTTGGAAGTTGGGGGGATAAATCCGAACGCGGAGATTCACGTAACCATCTTCCGCCCGAGGCCCCTCGGTGAGCTTGAGGGAAGGGTCCTGCTCGTGATGACCGCTATAAAGGAAGCGGCCGAAAGGGTGGCGCGCTACATCGAGGAAACCTACGGCGTGGAAGTGGTTGGCATAAGTCCAAACCTCTCCAACAGGCCCCTCCTTAGGGAAGACATGAGGAGGTACGACTTTGACACCGTTCTCGTGGAGCTGAAGGCTGCCGCGGTTGACGTGGTGACTAGGGAAGCCCTCGCGAGGGGCAAAAACGTTGTGTACATGGACAACGAACCCGTGAACGTGGATGGAAAAGACCTCGCTATAGCTGTGAAGGAACTCTACAGAAGGATTGGTTGAGTGGCCGGCGGCGTCCCCGGGTTCCCGCCCCCTCTCGGAGGGCAGTACAACCGGGATCGCTGGCGGGCTTAACTTCCGGGGTCGAAACGAGTCCGGGTGTGACCCCGCCGCTATGACCGCCGTGCCAACCACTACTCTCCAAGGAGGGTTTATAAACTTTACTCATGGTGGCCCCCATGTGGAAGAAGATACTCGCGGTGCTGGGGATACTCGCGGATGAGATGGCGGTCCTGGTTATCCTCGCCTTCATCCTTCCGGCCATGGGGATAAGGGTTCCGCCCAAAATAATCGTCCTCGTGATCGCAATTCTCCTAATCAAGGACATAGTGTTCATCCCTCTCCTCCTTCCGGTGCTTGAAAAGAGGGCCACCACCGGCAGGGAGGCCCTCCTCGGGGAGAGGGCGAGGGTCGTCGAGGAGCTCTCCCCCCAGGGCCTCGTCAAACTGGGAAGCGAACTCTGGCGGGCCGAGTGCCTCAACGGAAGCGCTCGAAGGGGAGAAGAGGTCGTGGTGGTCGGAGTTAGGGGGAACGTCCTGCTCGTGGAGCGCCGTGCCCGTAGGGAGATGTTTAAAAAGGCAGCCCCTGAGGGGAAAGGGGGTGTGGTTATGGTAAGGATAATGCCCGTTGACAGGATGGATGACGAGGAGGTTAGGGAAATACTCACAAATTACCGGAAGATAGCGCTCGTTGGGGCCTCACCGAAACCGGAGCGCGACGCCAACAGGGTCATGCGCTACCTCCTGGAGCACGGCTACGAGGTTTACCCCGTGAACCCGCGCTACGACGAGGTGCTCGGGAGGAAGTGCTACCCGAGCGTGCTTGAGGTTCCCGATGAGGTGGAGATAGTTGACCTCTTCGTTAGGCCCGAGTTCACGATGGACTACGTCGAGCAGGCCGTGAAGAAGGGGGCGAAGGTGGTGTGGTTCCAGTTCAGGACGTACGACAGGGATGCCTTCAAGAGGGCCAGGGAGATGGGGCTGACCGCCGTGGCCCACCGCTGCATAAAGCAGGAGCACGAGAGGCTCTTAGGGTGATTGGATGGAGATAACGATAAAACTCACCCTCCAGGAGTTCATAGCCGAGATACTCACAGAGATAGAGGAGCTCAACCTCTCGGCAAAGCACGCCCTTGAGAGGGCCTTTCGCAACGTCGTCGAGAGGGAGCGCTTTCGCCCCATAGTCCACTCCTACGTCTTTGAAATCCTGAAGTGGAAGAAGAGGATAGACTTCACCATAAATTCCGTCCTCAGGGGCTCCACCCTTGAGAACCTCCCTCCCTTCTTGGCGAACCTCATGAGGATAGGCGTCTACGACATGAAGTACCGCAAAACACCGGCCCCGATAGCCACGGACTCCGTGGTCAGGGTGGTTAGGAAGCGCTACGGTAGCAAGAGGGCCAAGTTCGTCAACGCAGTCCTACGCTCCGTCGAGGGCTTTAACGAGGAGAAGGCGCTAAGGAAGCTGAAGGAGCGCGACCCGATAGAGTACCTCAGCGTCAAGTTCTCCCATCCAAGGTGGTACGTGGAGTACGCGATTGAGCTCCTCGGGCGGGACAGGGCGATAGCCCTCATGATAAGCAACAACCGCCCACAGCGCTACTACGTTAGGGTGAACCCACTGAAGACGGATATAGACTCCCTCAGGGACTACCTCGAGGAGAACGGGGTCAGGACGGCGCTAACGCCGCTGGATGACGTGCTAAAGGTTCTCGACTACGATACTCCCCTAACGAGGCTGAAATGGTATAGGGGGGGCTACTTCGTCATTCAGGACCTCGCGAGCGCTTACGTGGCCCACGTCCTTGCTCCCGAAAAGGGAGAACTCATCCTCGACCTCGCCGCCGCCCCTGGGAGCAAGACCTTCCACATGGCCCACCTCATGGAGAACACGGGGAAGATAATAGCCGTTGACTACTCCCGTGACAGGCTCGAGAGGATGAGGGAGAAGATGAAGCTCCTCGGCATTAAAAACGTCGAGCTCGTCCACGCGGACGGGCAGAGCTTCAGGTGGAGGGAGAAGTTCGACAAGGTTCTCCTCGATGCCCCCTGCTCCTCCTCGGGCACATACAGGCAGTTCCCGGATGTAAAGTGGAGCTTCGACGAGGAGAAGATAAGGAAGGTCATAAGCGTTCAGAGGAACATGCTCCTCAACGCCTACGAGAACCTCCGCGAGGGAGGCGAGATGACCTACTCAACCTGCTCCATAAGGGTGGACGAGGATGAGGAGAACGTGAAGTTCGCCCTCAGAAAGGGCTTCGAGCTCGTTGACTACCCCTTCTCATGGGGTTCCCGCGGCTTCACGGAAATAGGGGAAAGGGTCTTCAGGGCTTGGACCCACGAACACGACTGCAACAGCTTCTTCATAGCCAAGCTGAGGAAGCCCTAACACTCGAGGGTCACCTCGGCGTAGCTCCTTGGGTCCTCCCATACCTTTACCCTTATCCTCCTCACGTTCTCCCCTGCCTTCTCCGCTATTCTCTCCGCGAACCACTCCGCTATGTACTCGGCAGTGACGTTGGGCTTGTCCAGAACAACGGCCTCGTCCTCTGGGAGCTCCAGTCTCTTCCCGTTCTTCTCGATAACGAGAACGCCGTCCTTCCTCTTCGCTACCCACTCCCCGCTCACGAGTATCCTGTGGTCGAGGAGTTTTATCAGGTTGCTGAGGTGGTTGAAGTCAAACACCATACCGTTCTCGTTGAGCTCGCCCCATATCTCAACGTCCACGTTGTAGGTGTGCCCGTGTATGCGGAGGCACTTGCTCTCATAGGGGAGGACTAGAAAGTGTGAGCTGTCAAAGTCCTTGTGCCATCCTATCTTTCTCTCCGTAACCTTGAACCCCATACACCTCACCACCCGTGGCTCTTCAGGGGACTACTTAAACCTTCCCTTCATCCCTCAAAGGCCTCGTAAAGCCTCTCATTCCCCCTCTCTTCCACGAGCCTCGCCTCGTAAGTCCTGACGCGCCCGTTGGTGCTGACCTCCACGACAACCCGGCTCGGATTACTCTTTACCTTCTCCTCGAAGGTTCTTGTCTCTATGGCCTGGGTGAAAACATCACCGACGCGCTCGAACTTGAAAACAATCGTGTCCCCTTCCAGCTCGTAACCCCTATAAACCGCTCCGCCCATGCGGAACGTCATCCGTAGCTTTATCACACGCTCACCCCCGTACGTGTAGATCATCCCCACAAGCAGGACCGCCAGAACCAGCCCCGCGACAAGTGCAATCCTCCTCATACATCTCCCCCCAGCACGCTTATTATCTCCCCGTCTATTGGGGCATAACGCGCTATCCTCGGCCCGTCCCTCACCTTGAGGTACCTGAGCCCGAACTCTCCGAAGACCCTCCCCAGCACTTCCGAGCCCTTGTCCTCGTGGCCTTTAATGAGCTCCTCCACCCTTGCCTCGTCCACTTCCACTCCCTTCTCGCGGAGAACCATCGTCACTGCATGCGCGTCCAGCAGGTAATCCTCAATCTCGCCCCGCTCCCACACGTGTACCCCTTCCATAGGCCCATCGAAGTCCCCGTCCACGACCGCTTTTGCTCCCCTGGGGAGTTCGCGAAGGGATCTGAGCACGTCCTTCCCTCCCAGCCGTACGAAGCCAACCCTGAGCCCGAGCCTCCCCGCGAATACCTCCAGGATTCTCTCGTCGGACTCCCCCTCCACGAGAACCACCCTCTCAGAGAGGGATTTCATGAGCTTCACCTTCCTATCGAGCCCCAGGGAGTCAACGAAGACCAGCTCGCTTCCGTTGAAGAAGTACGCCCTCTCTCCTTCGGGCACGGAGTTTACGTCCACCTCTACGAACTCCTGAACCCTTCCCTTGTGCTCGATTTTGAGGGTTTTCTCTTCCCTAACCACGGCCATTTTCCCAAAGAGGGCCACCAGCTTTGGCAGATCCCTGATGATGGCCTTGCCCCTCCGGCTCACGAGGGTGAATCGGGCCCCCCTCTCTGCCAGCTCTACTACAATGTGCCCAGGAACCTTCGTGCCCGTCAGAAACTCCACCTCTCTTGGGCTTAATTCAAAGCGCAAACGTGCGTACAACCCAGCTTTCCGCCGCCTTTTGACGAGCGCCTCCAGTGCCTCCTCTATGTGCGCTAAAACGTCCTCCTCCGTTGGGTTTATTATGTAGTTTCTTCTACCGATAATCGGGAGGGACAGTGTGATTTTACGCATTGGCATCCCCTACTTAGTTACACCCGGCCCCTTTTATCGGTTTCTTTGGATAGAAAAAAACGACGTATTTGGGGCTAATTGGCAATATCCAACGTTTTAAGCCTCGATTGGGCAAAAAGTTCCTTTATCTTCCTCCTTAATATTTTTAGGTTGGCCTAACTCCTGCGCGGGTTGTCTCTCAGATTTTTCAGAGATTTGTTACGTTTAATCGGAATATCGTATTTTAAGTTTATTAATAGTATTAACATTGAATTATAAAATCATTAGAAAAATTACCTATTTAACTACTCAATATTGTAGTACCTTATTTTGTTTTCATCTCCTGTATTGTATTTTTATCCAATTAATATTAACTAAAATAGTAAAAAATAATGATTTTTTACCACTGCATTTGATGGATGCTCCCGGGGAGATGCCCACGGCCCTACCTTTTGCGCCTTTTCGCCTAGTGTTCTATGAATAGTCGGGCTTTTATCCTCAAATTGGCCATTACAATTAACAGTGGTAGCTCACCGGGATACGGTACGGTGATCGGAGGCAAGCTCCTAGGAGGGAACGCCTTTAAGGCTTGCAGTTTTCACTTGTTAACGACCAGGGAACCAGTTCCTGAAGGTGGCTAACCGGGGCAATGTCCTCCGAGGAGCTCAACGAATCCAAAAATGGAGTGGGACCTTTGAGAACCCCTCAAACCCTGCATCCATCGGCGGGTGTTCCAACAAATAGCCGACCCTTAGGAGGGGAGGAAGCCAGCGGTGGAATTCATACCCTTTATGGGTAGCTCAACGCAAATTGTGGGACCCTCAAAAAAGATTATGCCTCCCTCGATTCGCTTTCTAAACCCCAAGGTCTTCACGTGCCTTGTGAGCCTCTAGCGTCTCTTCTCCCTGCTGGTAGATTGTCCAAAAAGGTTGGCGTATAGGGAGTTAAGGGGCATTGCGCGGGAAGACAAAACAACACTCCACTCTCTTTCGGCCTGTTGACGTTGACACCCCTTTGTGAGGGCACCTCATGATGGCCTTTTTAATGTACTAAGATATACTCCAGTTTTAGATATAATGTTGATTATATCTAAAATCCGTGCACAAAAAAGAGCACCCGCAAGCCCTCAGCCGGACAACTTGCACCCGGCTCTTAGGCTCCACTATAACGAGGGTAGTATCTTTGGAACACCCTCTATGAAACCTGATCAGGAGCAGTATAAACGTGCTTTTAGTTCCTTACGCAACTGGTTTATTGACTTCGGCTGAAGTGGGCTACGGCGTTCTGCTTCGGCCTTTAGGGGATAGTAGGGAGGATTCTCGGATGAGGGAAGTTCATACTGAACATTCTGGGAAGATCTTATCGCCCGCCTCGCCTTTCCATTATTTCGATGGGTGCAGTAGGTTGCTCAATTCGTATAGTCCTTTTTTGCATTTGGCTTATGGGCCGCTCGGGAGGTATGGCGGAGGGCACCGATAGTAGGGACGCTTCAACCAGAGCCGTATGGACGGACATCATCGGACTGATAACTACCTTTCATTGTAATGGCAAACTGGTTATGGAATAGCAGGACTTCTCGCGTGAATACTCTCCTTTTGATGCACCACCCGCATTTTTGAAAGATTGAGTGATCAATTCTGTCCATTTAACGTACTAAAGTAGTATAAATTTGCAATTTTCTACTTTTTATAATTGTTTTAAATACATTTAATTATATGAGGGGCATTTGAAACTTGATTATTTAATAAAAATCACATTTTAATATTTTATAATTAAATGATTTTTAATAAGATTAATAAAAACAAATAAAATAAAGTTATTAAATTTAAGAATATGGTTAGTAGCAATTCACCGAAAAATCCAGGAGATAAACTGCAGCAAAGACAGCAAGAGGGCACCCAAAGAAAAAGCATTAGAAAGGCAAAAAAAGGAATTAATAGTCTGTAGGGGCTTCTTTCCGCTCTTTCTCCTCTATAAATACCAGAACGCTGTCCACTATCCGCGGTGCAAGCCCAATGTAGTTCTCAGGCTTTAGCGCTTTGAAGTCCTCTTCACTCAGGAACTCCCTCGCGGTCTCGTCCTCCCTCACGACCTCAAGGAGGTCCCTGCCCTCGCTGAAGGCCCTCATCGCCAGCCCCCTCACCAGCTCGTGCGCCTCCTGCCTCCCCATGCCTTTCTCAGTCAGCTTCAGCATCAGCGGCTCGGCCATTATGAGATTCTTCGTCATGTAGAGGTTCCTCTCAATGTTCTCCGGGAAGAACTCAAGGCCAGAGAGCACCTTTATCATGTTCTTCAGCATCTCGTCCAGGAGAACGAAGCTCTCCGGCAGAATGACGCGCTCGACCGAGGAATTGGTGAGGTCCCTCTCGTGCCAGAGGGGGTTGTTCAACAAAGCGGGAATCACGTTGGAGTAGAGAACCCTCGCTAAGCCACTAACCTTCTCGCTCCTTATGGGGTTCCTCTTGTGGGGCATGGTTGACGAGCCCACCTGCTTCTTCCCGAAGGGCTCGCTGACCTCAAGGATTTCAGTCCTTTGGAGGTTTCTGATTTCAAGGGCGATCTTGTCGAGTGTTGAGGCAACGATGGCAAGGAAGGCCATGAGCTCCGCGTAAACGTCCCTCTGGATAATCTGGTTGCTTATCCTGGCGGGCCTTAGTCCGAGGTCTTCCATCACCAGCTCCTGTATCTCAAGCCCCTTATCGCCGAAGCTCGCCATGGTTCCGACGGCTCCACTCATCTGCCCCACGAGGATCCTCTCTTTGAGCTGGTTGAGCCTGTCTATGTGCCTCTGCACCTCGTCGAGCCATATCGCGAACTTCATGCCGTAGGTCGTGGGCACACCGTGCTGGCCGTGCGTCCTTCCTATGCAGACGGTGTACTTGTGCTCCCTCGCGAGGCGCTTGAGGACTGAGCGGAGCTCTTTCAAGTCCCTCTCAACTATCGCGAGGCTCTCCTTTATGAGGAGCGCGTTGGCGGTGTCTATAATGTCGTTTGAAGTCGCCCCAAGGTGGACGTATCTTCCATGCTCGCCGCAGACCTCACTTAAAGCCTTGACCACGGCCATTATGTCGTGATGTATCTCCGCCTCAATCTCCTTAACTCTTTCAAGCTTCACCCACTTTGTGTTCGCTCTCTCCGAGATAACCCTCGCGCTCTCCTCAGGGATGTTGCCGAGCTTCGCATGAGCCCTCGCGAGGGCAGCCTCAACGTCGAGCAACTTTTGCAGTTTGTTCTCCTCGTCCCAGATTCTTCTCATCTCCTCGCTCCCGTACCTGTAATCAATGGGATGAACTGCCATTTTATCACCACTTGCGTGTAAGTTTTGCCCTTAAAATAGTTTTCTTTTTACATAAATCTGTCTAAAGTTCAGGAGAGGCTATGCAGTGTTGACATCACCTTTTTAACTGAGGGGGTGTAACATTTAGGGGTGGTTT belongs to Palaeococcus ferrophilus DSM 13482 and includes:
- a CDS encoding 2,3-diphosphoglycerate synthetase: MRLALIDGEHYPEVTRWALRKLNAKIAVFLGGSEKIGSLEQLERELGVIVLHGGDYLETLRRALESFPVSEVVDLSDEPVLSYEDRFRIASLLMRYGVPYRGADFEFKPRNFKKLLNKPSIAVIGTGKRVGKTAVSGFVARTLREVAKPIVVTMGRGGPERPEVIEGDKIEITPEFLLKLLEEGKHAASDHIEDALTSRVLTIGCRRAGGGMAGFSFFDVVEEGVRIANEREGDVVILEGSGATFPAVKADAYITVVGATQPIEYVRSYFGPFRVGMADLVVITMADMAEEEKLRALKLEVGGINPNAEIHVTIFRPRPLGELEGRVLLVMTAIKEAAERVARYIEETYGVEVVGISPNLSNRPLLREDMRRYDFDTVLVELKAAAVDVVTREALARGKNVVYMDNEPVNVDGKDLAIAVKELYRRIG
- a CDS encoding CoA-binding protein, encoding MVRIMPVDRMDDEEVREILTNYRKIALVGASPKPERDANRVMRYLLEHGYEVYPVNPRYDEVLGRKCYPSVLEVPDEVEIVDLFVRPEFTMDYVEQAVKKGAKVVWFQFRTYDRDAFKRAREMGLTAVAHRCIKQEHERLLG
- a CDS encoding RsmB/NOP family class I SAM-dependent RNA methyltransferase → MEITIKLTLQEFIAEILTEIEELNLSAKHALERAFRNVVERERFRPIVHSYVFEILKWKKRIDFTINSVLRGSTLENLPPFLANLMRIGVYDMKYRKTPAPIATDSVVRVVRKRYGSKRAKFVNAVLRSVEGFNEEKALRKLKERDPIEYLSVKFSHPRWYVEYAIELLGRDRAIALMISNNRPQRYYVRVNPLKTDIDSLRDYLEENGVRTALTPLDDVLKVLDYDTPLTRLKWYRGGYFVIQDLASAYVAHVLAPEKGELILDLAAAPGSKTFHMAHLMENTGKIIAVDYSRDRLERMREKMKLLGIKNVELVHADGQSFRWREKFDKVLLDAPCSSSGTYRQFPDVKWSFDEEKIRKVISVQRNMLLNAYENLREGGEMTYSTCSIRVDEDEENVKFALRKGFELVDYPFSWGSRGFTEIGERVFRAWTHEHDCNSFFIAKLRKP
- a CDS encoding 6-pyruvoyl trahydropterin synthase family protein produces the protein MGFKVTERKIGWHKDFDSSHFLVLPYESKCLRIHGHTYNVDVEIWGELNENGMVFDFNHLSNLIKLLDHRILVSGEWVAKRKDGVLVIEKNGKRLELPEDEAVVLDKPNVTAEYIAEWFAERIAEKAGENVRRIRVKVWEDPRSYAEVTLEC
- the purB gene encoding adenylosuccinate lyase, with product MAVHPIDYRYGSEEMRRIWDEENKLQKLLDVEAALARAHAKLGNIPEESARVISERANTKWVKLERVKEIEAEIHHDIMAVVKALSEVCGEHGRYVHLGATSNDIIDTANALLIKESLAIVERDLKELRSVLKRLAREHKYTVCIGRTHGQHGVPTTYGMKFAIWLDEVQRHIDRLNQLKERILVGQMSGAVGTMASFGDKGLEIQELVMEDLGLRPARISNQIIQRDVYAELMAFLAIVASTLDKIALEIRNLQRTEILEVSEPFGKKQVGSSTMPHKRNPIRSEKVSGLARVLYSNVIPALLNNPLWHERDLTNSSVERVILPESFVLLDEMLKNMIKVLSGLEFFPENIERNLYMTKNLIMAEPLMLKLTEKGMGRQEAHELVRGLAMRAFSEGRDLLEVVREDETAREFLSEEDFKALKPENYIGLAPRIVDSVLVFIEEKERKEAPTDY